A single window of Girardinichthys multiradiatus isolate DD_20200921_A chromosome 15, DD_fGirMul_XY1, whole genome shotgun sequence DNA harbors:
- the saysd1 gene encoding SAYSvFN domain-containing protein 1, with protein sequence MEQKLAEFRARRQAEKGMKKCEPADSLPRQQRKGDPVQSDSSQQPEEPENNQTANSSSQSRDCRDWLLDSTLGRWFASRQLVLSNIMLLKVLLWLVLLGLFVELEFGLPFFVMSLFYWLYEGLRSPEPKKPGELSAYSVFNPDCQPLLGSLTAEQLEGEMGYRPLANR encoded by the exons ATGGAGCAGAAGCTTGCAGAGTTTAGAGCCCGACGACAGGCGGAAAAAGGCATGAAAAAGTGCGAACCTGCTGATTCTCTGCCCAGACAACAGAGAAAAGGGGACCCTGTTCAGTCTGACAGCAGTCAACAACCAGAGGAACCAGAAAACAACCAAACTGCAAACAGCAGCTCTCAAAGCAGG GATTGTAGGGACTGGTTGCTAGACAGTACTCTGGGAAGATGGTTTGCTTCGAGACAGCTGGTCCTCTCCAACATTATGCTGCTCAAAGTACTGCTGTGGCTGGTTCTGCTGGGTCTCTTTGTTGAACTGGAATTCGGCCTGCCCTTCTTTGTTATGTCTCTGTTCTACTGGCTGTATGAAGGACTGCGCAGCCCAGAACCCAAAAAGCCAGGAGAATTGAGTGCTTATTCTGTGTTCAACCCGGACTGTCAGCCTCTTCTTGGCTCACTCACTGCAGAGCAGCTGGAAGGGGAGATGGGCTACAGACCTCTGGCCAACAGATAA
- the bpnt1 gene encoding 3'(2'),5'-bisphosphate nucleotidase 1 isoform X1, with translation MSGNPAVVMRLVASAYSVAEKAGAIVRKVLHSGDLGIVEKTGANDLQTLADRLAQKSICASLSRRFPKITIIGEEDLPIEEVREDLIENGQAEDILQRSCPEQYRALKEEELVVWVDPLDGTKEYTEASRCLHLQAVAQKPHKGLDKTHGTALWLLDNVTVLIGIAYGGRAIAGVINQPFYNYQLGAEADLGRTMWGMLGLGAFGFQLQEVPADKRIVTTTRSHSNKTVTDCVNAMEPHEVIRVGGAGNKIIQLIEGKASAYVFASPGCKKWDTCAPEAILHAVGGNNRKLTDMCGNAYCYNADVKHMNSAGVLATLRNHDYYVSRVPQSVLQALKSD, from the exons ATGTCTGGAAATCCTGCTGTTGTGATGCGCCTGGTGGCGTCCGCCTATTCAGTGGCTGAAAAGGCTGGGGCCATAGTTAGGAAGGTGCTTCACAGTGGAGATCTTGGCATTGTAGAAAAG ACAGGAGCTAATGATCTGCAGACGCTCGCGGATCGACTTGCACAGAAAAGCATTTGTGCTTCACTGTCTAGACGTTTCCCCAAGATCACTATCATAGGAGAGGAG GATCTTCCCATTGAGGAGGTCCGGGAGGATCTGATTGAAAATGGCCAGGCAGAGGACATCCTTCAGAGGAGCTGTCCAGAACAATATAGAGCACTAAAAGAAGAAGAG CTAGTTGTTTGGGTAGATCCCCTTGATGGCACAAAGGAATATACTGAAG CCTCAAGGTGTCTCCATCTCCAAGCTGTAGCGCAGAAACCACACAAAGGGTTGGACAAGACTCACGGCACAGCTCTCT GGCTCCTGGACAATGTGACAGTGCTTATTGGTATTGCATATGGAGGCAGAGCAATTGCCGGCGTCATCAACCAGCCATTCTACAACTACCAG CTTGGAGCAGAAGCAGATTTAGGGAGAACAATGTGGGGAATGCTCGGATTGGGCGCCTTTGGGTTCCAGCTGCAGGAAGTTCCAGCCGATAAGCGAATTGTCACGACCACCCGTTCCCATAGCAACAAGACAGTAACAGACTGCGTGAATGCCATGGAGCCTCACGAAGTCATAAGAGTAGGGGGTGCTGGAAACAAG ATAATCCAGCTTATTGAAGGGAAAGCTTCTGCTTATGTGTTTGCCAGTCCAGGCTGCAAGAAATGGGATACATGTGCTCCTGAGGCAATCCTGCATGCTGTTGGAGGTAATAATC GAAAATTGACTGACATGTGTGGGAATGCTTACTGCTATAACGCAGATGTGAAGCACATGAACTCTGCAGGGGTTCTTGCTACACTACGCAACCATGATTACTACGTCAGCAGAGTGCCACAGTCTGTGCTGCAGGCTCTCAAGTCAGATTGA
- the bpnt1 gene encoding 3'(2'),5'-bisphosphate nucleotidase 1 isoform X3, producing MSGNPAVVMRLVASAYSVAEKAGAIVRKVLHSGDLGIVEKTGANDLQTLADRLAQKSICASLSRRFPKITIIGEEDLPIEEVREDLIENGQAEDILQRSCPEQYRALKEEELVVWVDPLDGTKEYTEGLLDNVTVLIGIAYGGRAIAGVINQPFYNYQLGAEADLGRTMWGMLGLGAFGFQLQEVPADKRIVTTTRSHSNKTVTDCVNAMEPHEVIRVGGAGNKIIQLIEGKASAYVFASPGCKKWDTCAPEAILHAVGGNNRKLTDMCGNAYCYNADVKHMNSAGVLATLRNHDYYVSRVPQSVLQALKSD from the exons ATGTCTGGAAATCCTGCTGTTGTGATGCGCCTGGTGGCGTCCGCCTATTCAGTGGCTGAAAAGGCTGGGGCCATAGTTAGGAAGGTGCTTCACAGTGGAGATCTTGGCATTGTAGAAAAG ACAGGAGCTAATGATCTGCAGACGCTCGCGGATCGACTTGCACAGAAAAGCATTTGTGCTTCACTGTCTAGACGTTTCCCCAAGATCACTATCATAGGAGAGGAG GATCTTCCCATTGAGGAGGTCCGGGAGGATCTGATTGAAAATGGCCAGGCAGAGGACATCCTTCAGAGGAGCTGTCCAGAACAATATAGAGCACTAAAAGAAGAAGAG CTAGTTGTTTGGGTAGATCCCCTTGATGGCACAAAGGAATATACTGAAG GGCTCCTGGACAATGTGACAGTGCTTATTGGTATTGCATATGGAGGCAGAGCAATTGCCGGCGTCATCAACCAGCCATTCTACAACTACCAG CTTGGAGCAGAAGCAGATTTAGGGAGAACAATGTGGGGAATGCTCGGATTGGGCGCCTTTGGGTTCCAGCTGCAGGAAGTTCCAGCCGATAAGCGAATTGTCACGACCACCCGTTCCCATAGCAACAAGACAGTAACAGACTGCGTGAATGCCATGGAGCCTCACGAAGTCATAAGAGTAGGGGGTGCTGGAAACAAG ATAATCCAGCTTATTGAAGGGAAAGCTTCTGCTTATGTGTTTGCCAGTCCAGGCTGCAAGAAATGGGATACATGTGCTCCTGAGGCAATCCTGCATGCTGTTGGAGGTAATAATC GAAAATTGACTGACATGTGTGGGAATGCTTACTGCTATAACGCAGATGTGAAGCACATGAACTCTGCAGGGGTTCTTGCTACACTACGCAACCATGATTACTACGTCAGCAGAGTGCCACAGTCTGTGCTGCAGGCTCTCAAGTCAGATTGA
- the bpnt1 gene encoding 3'(2'),5'-bisphosphate nucleotidase 1 isoform X2, producing the protein MSGNPAVVMRLVASAYSVAEKAGAIVRKVLHSGDLGIVEKTGANDLQTLADRLAQKSICASLSRRFPKITIIGEEDLPIEEVREDLIENGQAEDILQRSCPEQYRALKEEELVVWVDPLDGTKEYTEASRCLHLQAVAQKPHKGLDKTHGTALWLLDNVTVLIGIAYGGRAIAGVINQPFYNYQLGAEADLGRTMWGMLGLGAFGFQLQEVPADKRIVTTTRSHSNKTVTDCVNAMEPHEVIRVGGAGNKIIQLIEGKASAYVFASPGCKKWDTCAPEAILHAVGGKLTDMCGNAYCYNADVKHMNSAGVLATLRNHDYYVSRVPQSVLQALKSD; encoded by the exons ATGTCTGGAAATCCTGCTGTTGTGATGCGCCTGGTGGCGTCCGCCTATTCAGTGGCTGAAAAGGCTGGGGCCATAGTTAGGAAGGTGCTTCACAGTGGAGATCTTGGCATTGTAGAAAAG ACAGGAGCTAATGATCTGCAGACGCTCGCGGATCGACTTGCACAGAAAAGCATTTGTGCTTCACTGTCTAGACGTTTCCCCAAGATCACTATCATAGGAGAGGAG GATCTTCCCATTGAGGAGGTCCGGGAGGATCTGATTGAAAATGGCCAGGCAGAGGACATCCTTCAGAGGAGCTGTCCAGAACAATATAGAGCACTAAAAGAAGAAGAG CTAGTTGTTTGGGTAGATCCCCTTGATGGCACAAAGGAATATACTGAAG CCTCAAGGTGTCTCCATCTCCAAGCTGTAGCGCAGAAACCACACAAAGGGTTGGACAAGACTCACGGCACAGCTCTCT GGCTCCTGGACAATGTGACAGTGCTTATTGGTATTGCATATGGAGGCAGAGCAATTGCCGGCGTCATCAACCAGCCATTCTACAACTACCAG CTTGGAGCAGAAGCAGATTTAGGGAGAACAATGTGGGGAATGCTCGGATTGGGCGCCTTTGGGTTCCAGCTGCAGGAAGTTCCAGCCGATAAGCGAATTGTCACGACCACCCGTTCCCATAGCAACAAGACAGTAACAGACTGCGTGAATGCCATGGAGCCTCACGAAGTCATAAGAGTAGGGGGTGCTGGAAACAAG ATAATCCAGCTTATTGAAGGGAAAGCTTCTGCTTATGTGTTTGCCAGTCCAGGCTGCAAGAAATGGGATACATGTGCTCCTGAGGCAATCCTGCATGCTGTTGGAG GAAAATTGACTGACATGTGTGGGAATGCTTACTGCTATAACGCAGATGTGAAGCACATGAACTCTGCAGGGGTTCTTGCTACACTACGCAACCATGATTACTACGTCAGCAGAGTGCCACAGTCTGTGCTGCAGGCTCTCAAGTCAGATTGA
- the bpnt1 gene encoding 3'(2'),5'-bisphosphate nucleotidase 1 isoform X4, producing the protein MSGNPAVVMRLVASAYSVAEKAGAIVRKVLHSGDLGIVEKTGANDLQTLADRLAQKSICASLSRRFPKITIIGEEDLPIEEVREDLIENGQAEDILQRSCPEQYRALKEEELVVWVDPLDGTKEYTEGLLDNVTVLIGIAYGGRAIAGVINQPFYNYQLGAEADLGRTMWGMLGLGAFGFQLQEVPADKRIVTTTRSHSNKTVTDCVNAMEPHEVIRVGGAGNKIIQLIEGKASAYVFASPGCKKWDTCAPEAILHAVGGKLTDMCGNAYCYNADVKHMNSAGVLATLRNHDYYVSRVPQSVLQALKSD; encoded by the exons ATGTCTGGAAATCCTGCTGTTGTGATGCGCCTGGTGGCGTCCGCCTATTCAGTGGCTGAAAAGGCTGGGGCCATAGTTAGGAAGGTGCTTCACAGTGGAGATCTTGGCATTGTAGAAAAG ACAGGAGCTAATGATCTGCAGACGCTCGCGGATCGACTTGCACAGAAAAGCATTTGTGCTTCACTGTCTAGACGTTTCCCCAAGATCACTATCATAGGAGAGGAG GATCTTCCCATTGAGGAGGTCCGGGAGGATCTGATTGAAAATGGCCAGGCAGAGGACATCCTTCAGAGGAGCTGTCCAGAACAATATAGAGCACTAAAAGAAGAAGAG CTAGTTGTTTGGGTAGATCCCCTTGATGGCACAAAGGAATATACTGAAG GGCTCCTGGACAATGTGACAGTGCTTATTGGTATTGCATATGGAGGCAGAGCAATTGCCGGCGTCATCAACCAGCCATTCTACAACTACCAG CTTGGAGCAGAAGCAGATTTAGGGAGAACAATGTGGGGAATGCTCGGATTGGGCGCCTTTGGGTTCCAGCTGCAGGAAGTTCCAGCCGATAAGCGAATTGTCACGACCACCCGTTCCCATAGCAACAAGACAGTAACAGACTGCGTGAATGCCATGGAGCCTCACGAAGTCATAAGAGTAGGGGGTGCTGGAAACAAG ATAATCCAGCTTATTGAAGGGAAAGCTTCTGCTTATGTGTTTGCCAGTCCAGGCTGCAAGAAATGGGATACATGTGCTCCTGAGGCAATCCTGCATGCTGTTGGAG GAAAATTGACTGACATGTGTGGGAATGCTTACTGCTATAACGCAGATGTGAAGCACATGAACTCTGCAGGGGTTCTTGCTACACTACGCAACCATGATTACTACGTCAGCAGAGTGCCACAGTCTGTGCTGCAGGCTCTCAAGTCAGATTGA